The window aaaagcagaaggaagaaaataTTGACAGAAAAAGCAGTCGCGtagcccaagaaggaggaggaatcAAAATCAgtaagaagaaagaaaatgaaaacatGTCATTCAATTGTCGTTCATCCCATAAatcgctcttttttctccgcAGGATATactagaaagaaaataaaaaaacaaagaatgaaaaaaaaaaaaaaaaattcaacgCAACATATTTACTAGACAGCCCAATAAACAGGTGTCCTCCGGTCCTTCCACCAAACGACCAAGTTGTGTTCCCTGGGTATAATATATAGATATATGTCCGtttgaaaacaaagaaagatATCCAAATATCCACCCTTTCCGAAGCGCCATTTTCCCTTGAAATGCTTattgtttttgtttccctCATCATCTGACGTCATGATAAGAGAGATACTGACAGTAGGCAGTTAGTAGTTGCTGCTGTCTTGTAAATGTTAGATAAAATATGTTATACGTCAAAGGGGGTCTGCATCATTCAAAACAACGTTGATGTAACTCCCACTCATGATTATCGCagtttgctgctgcctctagGTGGCATCTTCGCATTCTTCAGATAATCATCAAACGGCCGGCCACAGAAGTCTATTGTACAGACCTGTGGCTTACTGAGCATCAGACGATGGTGAGCTACATGCCACCTTGGTGATCAGCCATGAGCATTCCTCCATTGCTGCCGAACAGGGCTGCAAAAGGATCAACGCTTCCAAATCCCATATCTTGACCTCCACCTAAATTCATAAACCATCCTGGAGATGCGTCTTGATTCAGATATGGGGTCATACCAGTACCACTGTGGCTCTGGTCCATCTGACCCTGGGCGTGAGCATGTTCGCCGCTCATGCCGTCCATCTTCATGTTTTGTTGGCCGTGGATCTGCGCATTAGCCGCGGCGTTGTTCCCAGGCATGTTTCCCCAGCTCGCAGACCCATTCATCATATTCTGCAGGCCGTTTACACTCCCAGACTCCATTGAAAAGTCACCATAGTTGGACTGCATCATTGTATCTGGCGGCTCAATATCCATGGATAGCATATCCGTTGAGAAAAAATTGGAAAACGGCATGCTCTGAGGAAATTGTGCGGCGTTGGCAGGGCTGATTGGTGAGATGAGAGGGTATGCTGGATTTTGTGGCTGTGAGACGGTAAGGGGATTGAAGGTAGATGGGTTGGTAGTCTGGACTCCGAGCGTGTCCGCGAACCTGGGCGGCTGCCgagactgctgctgttgcatAGCTAATCTCATCTGTTCGTGGAGATGCTGCTCacttgctgccgccgtcgtATGCTGTTCGCCAGACTTTTGCTGGTCTGCGTTGTTTGCTATCGCGACGGCTGTCCTCTTCAAGGGGGCTTTGCGCTTGGACGCACCGGCCCGTGGCCCTTCTTTATCGTTCTGCATGGGTCCAACAGTCATGAAGAAATCTTCAATTGACTGCAGCTCCGACTTCTGCTCCAAGGCGCCGTCTtcgcccttttctttcttcctgtACATGGCGGGATCCATGTAGTCTGTGTCCGAAACTCCATGGGGGTAGCGGTTGAACCAATCGGAATACTGCAGAATTGGCGATGACGCCGTGCTGCCATTGGTAGGACCACCGGTGCGGGACGCTTCAAGGGCGTTGCGAAACTGAATGCGGATATTCTCTACCATCCAATGAAACATGCCCCAGTACTTCATCATGTTACGCAGAAATCTTACGTTTACGCTGGAATTTACCTCGGCTGTGGCTTTCATCGCCGGGTTGCCGGAAAAGATACCAGTGATGTGGAtggcagctgaagagaagGCGCAGTACCCGGCAAATGGAGTTGATATGCTGCACTGTACCTCTTCAGCGTCCCTGAGAAGGTCGGATATTTTGTTAGCGGCCAAGAAAGTCTTCATGTTAGCCTGCGCAATGAATTCGTTGGGTGCCTCTTCGCCAATACGGTCTcgagaaaaagagactgCGGCTTGGTGGAGAAAGAGCAGATTCTGCTGGATAGCCATGTgcaggaaaaggagatgtCTTGCGGTACTTTCGGCGCGGTGAATCTCTAGAGCCTCGCGGGTAGATTTGAGGGAATCCGGGAGGGAGCGTAGTAGCTCTTCGGTATCTCGCACCAGTTGGGCATACTGGGAATTCTTGTCCCACATTGGATAT is drawn from Trichoderma atroviride chromosome 7, complete sequence and contains these coding sequences:
- a CDS encoding uncharacterized protein (EggNog:ENOG41), whose translation is MRSRIPCVYKVTTRKAAPRTDYMAMLDKRLKRMEERIIKILPKSDQDSLSSVPRAVVKPAIPGTGTMTSSKTITKKRNADEAFGRDLEAWAKAPRPKLPEDQAGSPESREAEENELLREGRDALPPKDVQEHLTEVFFDNVYGQSYHLLHKPSYIRKLKNDTLPPVLVLSVCAIAARFTSNPKFNNSSTKQFMRGEEWASHAREICTKRYDWPNITILTCLLILGMHEFGTCHGGRAWALGGQAIRMAFALHLHRDLEYDPQMRNRKIKLSFIDREIRRRVMWACFMMDRFNSSGTDRPLFIKEDTLKIPLPVAERHFQFDMPAQTEYLDGTVPNHELDDQDQTGVLPRDNMGAAAYTIRSISIWGRVVTYLNQGGREQDAYPMWDKNSQYAQLVRDTEELLRSLPDSLKSTREALEIHRAESTARHLLFLHMAIQQNLLFLHQAAVSFSRDRIGEEAPNEFIAQANMKTFLAANKISDLLRDAEEVQCSISTPFAGYCAFSSAAIHITGIFSGNPAMKATAEVNSSVNVRFLRNMMKYWGMFHWMVENIRIQFRNALEASRTGGPTNGSTASSPILQYSDWFNRYPHGVSDTDYMDPAMYRKKEKGEDGALEQKSELQSIEDFFMTVGPMQNDKEGPRAGASKRKAPLKRTAVAIANNADQQKSGEQHTTAAASEQHLHEQMRLAMQQQQSRQPPRFADTLGVQTTNPSTFNPLTVSQPQNPAYPLISPISPANAAQFPQSMPFSNFFSTDMLSMDIEPPDTMMQSNYGDFSMESGSVNGLQNMMNGSASWGNMPGNNAAANAQIHGQQNMKMDGMSGEHAHAQGQMDQSHSGTGMTPYLNQDASPGWFMNLGGGQDMGFGSVDPFAALFGSNGGMLMADHQGGM